The following proteins are co-located in the Chryseobacterium daecheongense genome:
- the thiE gene encoding thiamine phosphate synthase yields MNRHPFPYQLYLVISEADCPGRDFLKVAEQAILGGVDIIQLREKNSTPDEFLQKAMQLIAITEKHHIPLIINDNVEVATKVNAAGIHVGNTDASPVYLREQPLIHNKMIGYSIEYLDQLENDQTAASDYLGISPVFRTTTKSDTVTEWGLEGIVKIKQLTSKPLVAIGSVNLTNAKAIMDAGADCIAVVSAICGADDPQKAAYELKNEIVK; encoded by the coding sequence ATGAATCGACATCCTTTTCCTTACCAGCTTTACCTTGTTATTTCTGAGGCAGATTGTCCCGGAAGAGATTTTTTAAAGGTTGCAGAGCAAGCTATTCTAGGCGGCGTTGATATCATCCAGCTAAGAGAAAAAAACAGCACTCCCGATGAATTCCTCCAAAAAGCCATGCAACTGATAGCAATTACAGAAAAACATCATATTCCACTGATTATTAATGACAACGTAGAAGTGGCCACAAAAGTAAATGCGGCAGGCATCCATGTGGGTAATACCGATGCAAGCCCCGTCTATTTGAGGGAGCAGCCACTCATTCACAATAAAATGATTGGTTACTCCATTGAATATCTCGATCAGCTTGAAAATGATCAGACTGCAGCATCAGACTATCTGGGCATCAGCCCGGTCTTCCGCACGACTACCAAATCAGATACAGTTACTGAATGGGGATTGGAAGGAATAGTAAAAATAAAGCAACTCACCTCAAAGCCCCTTGTTGCTATTGGCAGTGTCAACTTAACCAATGCCAAGGCTATTATGGACGCGGGAGCGGACTGTATTGCCGTGGTTTCTGCAATATGCGGTGCTGATGATCCTCAAAAAGCAGCTTATGAACTCAAAAATGAAATTGTAAAATGA
- a CDS encoding carbon starvation protein A: protein MDFLNNINALTLVFTSLLIFAIAYRIYGIFLANKVLRLNNKNTTPALEFADGKDYVATNKNVLFGHHFAAIAAAGPLVGPVLAAQFGYLPGALWILIGCVLGGGVHDMVVLFASVRHKGQSLATIASKEIGKTTGTVAGFAILFILILTLAGLSLACINAMHEASWSLFTVVITMPIAIIMGLIMRYRKNSVTFASILGGVLLIAGIIGGHNLMQNETMHNLFSWDITTISIAIPLYGFLASVLPVWLLLVPRDYLSTYLKIGTIIMLAIGVIVIHPTIQMPALTQFVNGGGPVIGGPVLPFIFIVIACGAISGFHAVIATGTTPKMLNKEREILFVGYGAMLVEGFVALMALIAACTLMPGDYFAINTPKDSYDAFLAAHPSLHGVDIDYFSQKIGIDLHGRTGGAVSLAVGMAHIFNKIPYMDQLMAYWYNFAIMFEAVFILTAIDAGTRVGRFFLQEMLGSVIPKFNDKNWTPGIIISSLIFTFAWGYLVFTGNVSSIWPLFGISNQLLAACGLIVCTTMLIRLNRGKYALCAAIPGVFMAGITFWAGYIQVTSIYIPKGQYLLATLAVVAMVLMLIVFVGAFRKWYELIKINKSEIDYYGESVKELVER, encoded by the coding sequence ATGGATTTCCTAAATAACATCAACGCCTTAACTTTAGTTTTCACATCGCTCCTTATTTTCGCCATAGCATATCGTATCTATGGAATTTTTCTCGCCAATAAGGTATTACGTCTTAATAACAAAAATACGACTCCTGCATTGGAGTTTGCGGATGGTAAAGACTATGTTGCAACTAATAAGAACGTTCTTTTCGGACATCACTTTGCTGCAATTGCAGCTGCCGGACCATTGGTTGGGCCTGTTCTTGCCGCACAATTCGGATACCTTCCCGGAGCATTGTGGATTCTGATAGGCTGTGTATTAGGAGGTGGTGTTCATGATATGGTCGTTTTGTTCGCATCCGTAAGGCATAAAGGCCAGAGTCTGGCAACCATTGCTTCTAAAGAAATTGGAAAAACAACCGGAACAGTAGCCGGATTTGCCATTCTATTCATTCTCATTCTTACGCTGGCAGGACTATCGTTGGCGTGTATCAATGCTATGCACGAAGCCTCATGGTCATTATTTACCGTAGTGATTACAATGCCTATTGCCATCATTATGGGTCTGATTATGCGCTATCGCAAAAATAGTGTCACTTTTGCCAGTATCCTAGGAGGAGTCCTTCTTATTGCGGGTATTATCGGAGGGCATAACCTGATGCAGAATGAAACCATGCATAATTTGTTCTCCTGGGATATCACCACCATTTCTATAGCTATTCCTTTGTATGGTTTTTTGGCATCCGTTCTACCGGTATGGCTGCTGCTGGTCCCAAGGGATTATCTGTCGACATACCTGAAAATCGGAACTATCATCATGCTTGCTATCGGAGTAATTGTGATCCACCCCACGATACAGATGCCTGCCCTTACACAGTTTGTAAACGGTGGCGGACCCGTGATCGGAGGACCTGTCCTTCCATTCATTTTCATTGTTATCGCATGTGGTGCTATTTCGGGTTTTCACGCTGTTATAGCAACCGGAACAACGCCTAAAATGCTAAATAAAGAAAGGGAAATTCTTTTTGTAGGATATGGAGCAATGCTTGTTGAAGGATTTGTTGCCCTAATGGCATTGATCGCAGCATGTACATTAATGCCCGGAGATTATTTTGCCATAAACACTCCGAAAGACTCTTATGATGCATTTCTGGCTGCTCATCCTTCTTTACACGGAGTTGATATTGATTATTTTTCACAGAAAATCGGGATCGATCTTCATGGCAGAACCGGAGGTGCTGTATCTCTGGCTGTGGGAATGGCTCATATATTCAATAAGATCCCCTATATGGATCAGTTAATGGCTTATTGGTATAATTTTGCAATCATGTTTGAAGCTGTTTTTATTCTTACGGCTATTGACGCAGGAACAAGAGTAGGACGTTTCTTTTTGCAGGAAATGCTGGGTTCTGTAATTCCGAAATTCAATGACAAAAACTGGACCCCGGGGATTATTATCAGTAGTCTGATCTTCACTTTTGCATGGGGATACCTTGTATTTACAGGAAACGTCAGTAGTATCTGGCCATTATTCGGGATCAGCAACCAGCTGCTTGCTGCCTGTGGACTGATCGTCTGTACAACAATGCTCATACGGTTAAACAGAGGCAAATATGCCTTGTGTGCAGCTATACCGGGTGTGTTCATGGCAGGGATCACATTCTGGGCAGGTTATATCCAGGTTACCTCCATTTATATTCCCAAAGGGCAATACTTACTGGCAACACTTGCTGTGGTTGCAATGGTCTTAATGCTTATTGTATTTGTAGGAGCCTTCAGAAAGTGGTATGAGCTTATCAAAATTAATAAATCGGAAATTGATTATTACGGAGAAAGCGTAAAGGAGCTGGTAGAGAGATAA
- a CDS encoding DUF3037 domain-containing protein yields the protein MQEDKIYEYAVIRLVPKVEREEFFNIGLVMFSKKEKFIRVDFYLCPDKFRLMHSKLDYEDIIQNLQSFQKIANGDKDGGPIALLDIPERFRWLTAVRSSVIQTSRPHPGKSKDLEKTFGKLFEELVK from the coding sequence ATGCAAGAGGATAAAATATACGAATATGCCGTAATACGTCTGGTACCTAAGGTTGAAAGAGAAGAATTTTTCAATATAGGCCTCGTGATGTTTTCAAAAAAAGAAAAATTCATTCGTGTAGATTTTTATCTATGCCCAGATAAATTCAGACTTATGCACAGCAAACTTGACTATGAAGACATTATTCAGAACCTGCAAAGTTTTCAAAAGATTGCCAATGGAGATAAGGATGGTGGACCAATAGCCCTTCTTGATATTCCCGAGCGTTTTCGCTGGTTAACAGCGGTAAGAAGTTCCGTTATACAAACATCAAGGCCTCATCCCGGAAAATCCAAAGACCTTGAAAAAACTTTTGGTAAACTTTTTGAGGAGTTAGTAAAATAA
- a CDS encoding flavin reductase family protein codes for MKTVIPSEITPVQLQTIMQTAVSPRPIALASTVDKNGTINLSPFSFFNMFSTVPPILIFSPSRRVRDNTTKHTLKNVSEVPEVVIGTVNFPIVQQISLASTEYGDGVNEFIKSGLTMKDADLVQPKLIEECPVNFECKVLEIKPLGDQGGAGNLIICEVQKIHIREEYLNEEGNLDQKKLDMVARLGVNWYSRSNENSLFEVPKPLITKGIGFDLLPIEIRYSKIFTGNDLGMLANIEVLPDGSFHSEENIHQEAQKLLLESKINEAWSILTKPTQND; via the coding sequence ATGAAAACAGTTATCCCATCTGAAATAACACCGGTTCAATTACAAACGATAATGCAGACCGCTGTTTCACCGAGGCCTATTGCCTTGGCTTCGACAGTTGATAAGAATGGTACTATTAATTTATCGCCTTTCAGCTTTTTCAATATGTTCAGTACCGTTCCACCTATCCTGATTTTTTCACCTTCAAGGAGAGTCCGTGATAACACCACTAAACACACGTTGAAAAATGTTTCAGAGGTTCCAGAGGTGGTAATCGGAACAGTCAATTTTCCTATTGTACAACAAATATCTTTAGCTTCAACAGAATACGGAGACGGGGTTAATGAGTTCATCAAATCCGGCCTTACAATGAAGGACGCTGATCTTGTACAGCCCAAACTGATTGAAGAATGCCCGGTTAATTTTGAATGTAAAGTACTCGAAATAAAACCCCTGGGAGATCAGGGCGGAGCAGGAAATCTGATCATCTGCGAAGTACAGAAGATTCACATAAGGGAAGAATATCTGAATGAGGAAGGCAATCTGGATCAGAAAAAACTGGATATGGTAGCCCGTCTGGGAGTAAACTGGTACTCAAGAAGTAATGAAAACAGTCTTTTTGAAGTTCCTAAACCATTGATAACAAAGGGAATTGGATTTGATCTTCTTCCTATTGAAATACGATACAGTAAAATTTTTACAGGAAATGACCTGGGCATGCTTGCCAACATTGAAGTTTTACCGGACGGTAGTTTTCATTCTGAAGAAAACATTCATCAGGAAGCGCAGAAACTTCTGCTTGAAAGTAAAATTAACGAGGCCTGGAGTATTTTAACCAAGCCGACACAGAATGACTAA
- a CDS encoding alpha/beta fold hydrolase, producing the protein MEVIKKENIVISNPETKDFLADAYYPESKRKLPLVIFVHGYKGYKDWGAWGGMAEKIAKAGFFFVKFNSSHNGTTTNDPHNFGDLEAFGQNNYSKELSDLGAVIDFFITDDRVDDQKVILIGHSRGGGISIIKTSEDERINGLITLASVDTLERFPTGNAFENWKKEGVYYVMNGRTKQEMPHYFQFYKDFEENVHRFDVERAMEMAKAHILIIHGTNDESVAPKEAEHLHILNPNSELFLIEDANHTFGAKEPWESLDLPEDLDKAIEKCIDFINNKIVHE; encoded by the coding sequence ATGGAAGTTATAAAAAAAGAGAATATTGTTATTTCAAATCCTGAAACAAAGGATTTTCTTGCAGATGCTTATTATCCGGAAAGTAAACGAAAATTACCACTGGTAATTTTTGTACATGGATATAAAGGGTATAAAGATTGGGGAGCATGGGGGGGTATGGCTGAAAAAATAGCAAAAGCCGGTTTTTTCTTTGTTAAGTTTAATTCCTCCCATAACGGGACAACAACAAATGATCCTCATAACTTCGGGGATCTGGAAGCTTTTGGGCAAAATAATTATTCTAAGGAACTTTCCGATCTCGGTGCTGTTATTGATTTTTTTATTACAGATGATAGGGTAGATGATCAAAAGGTCATTTTAATAGGGCATAGCAGAGGAGGAGGTATTTCGATTATAAAAACCTCCGAAGATGAAAGAATAAACGGCTTAATTACCCTTGCAAGTGTAGATACCCTTGAGCGTTTTCCAACAGGAAATGCTTTTGAAAACTGGAAAAAAGAAGGTGTGTATTATGTTATGAATGGCAGAACAAAGCAGGAAATGCCTCATTATTTTCAGTTTTATAAAGATTTTGAAGAGAATGTGCATCGTTTCGATGTAGAAAGAGCAATGGAAATGGCAAAAGCTCATATTTTAATTATCCATGGCACCAACGATGAAAGTGTTGCTCCAAAAGAAGCGGAACATCTCCATATTTTGAACCCGAATTCTGAATTGTTTTTAATTGAAGATGCGAATCATACATTCGGAGCCAAAGAACCCTGGGAAAGCCTGGATTTACCGGAAGACCTGGATAAAGCTATTGAAAAATGTATTGACTTTATTAACAATAAGATTGTACACGAATAA
- a CDS encoding alpha/beta hydrolase yields the protein MASFKSNITVYRFYVNLFFILLLSISPVAFSQNQLQPKAPKSSLLKERTISSEDIFYKTNKEGSIALDMYSPKTTSAEKHPLLIYVHGGGWVGGDKIIHADSYIENLILKLVEKEYTVISINYTLVNKDIHFPNPIQDTKDAIRWVRKNADKYHFDTNNIGLFGASAGAHLSLLAAYTQDNEFVGAPELSSYSAKVNYVVNNFGPTDLNKLLHTRVGNVGAFFISLFSKKIVDLRGKLILGISGYDIKKDKKKVIKYFETLSPVTYADLATPTLTLQGNKDKIVPLKQSILLERKLEENEVQNKLTIVEDGIHGFGTTDKNYLNQLVDEMVDFIVSQRKTKPSNH from the coding sequence ATGGCATCATTCAAAAGCAATATTACAGTATACAGGTTTTATGTAAACCTGTTTTTTATTTTACTTCTGAGCATTTCCCCTGTCGCTTTTTCCCAGAATCAGCTTCAGCCTAAAGCCCCAAAAAGCAGTCTTTTAAAAGAAAGGACCATTTCATCAGAAGATATTTTCTATAAAACCAATAAGGAAGGTTCAATAGCTTTGGATATGTATAGCCCAAAAACAACCTCTGCGGAAAAACATCCTTTGCTTATTTATGTCCATGGAGGTGGATGGGTCGGCGGTGATAAGATCATTCACGCAGATTCCTATATAGAAAACCTTATTCTCAAGCTGGTAGAAAAGGAATATACTGTAATCAGCATCAATTATACTTTAGTGAATAAAGATATCCATTTTCCAAATCCTATCCAGGATACTAAGGATGCTATACGATGGGTCAGAAAGAACGCAGATAAATATCACTTTGATACCAACAATATAGGACTTTTCGGGGCGTCTGCCGGGGCGCATCTTTCATTGCTGGCTGCCTATACACAAGATAATGAATTCGTCGGAGCACCTGAGCTCTCATCTTATTCTGCAAAAGTAAATTATGTAGTCAATAATTTCGGGCCTACTGATCTTAATAAACTTTTACATACCCGTGTGGGAAATGTAGGTGCCTTTTTTATTAGCCTTTTTTCAAAGAAAATTGTTGATCTAAGGGGAAAACTGATCTTAGGAATTTCAGGATACGACATCAAAAAAGACAAGAAGAAAGTCATCAAATACTTTGAAACGCTTTCACCGGTAACCTATGCTGATCTTGCAACCCCAACCCTAACTCTGCAAGGAAATAAGGATAAAATTGTACCTCTCAAACAATCGATACTACTGGAACGAAAACTTGAAGAAAATGAAGTACAAAATAAACTGACTATCGTAGAAGATGGTATACACGGCTTCGGAACCACCGATAAAAACTACCTTAATCAGCTTGTTGATGAAATGGTAGATTTTATTGTTTCTCAGAGAAAGACTAAGCCCAGCAATCATTAA
- the thiM gene encoding hydroxyethylthiazole kinase translates to MDKNLWEQVQLVKQQSPLVHNITNYVVMNNTANALLAVGASPIMAHAKSEIHEMVSIAHSVVINIGTLDEYGAESMIIAAKAAHSLKKPWILDPVGAGATGFRDEILHQLLPYRPTVIRGNASEIIALAKANTIVTKGVDSTAKSDEAINAAQYLVNQHDTIVCISGATDIITDRQQTSFIRNGHHLMTKVTGLGCSATALIGAFAGVTEKYFEATAAAMALMGIAGELAVLESKGPGSLQVNLLDKLYTITEEEFLSHLKYER, encoded by the coding sequence ATGGATAAAAATCTTTGGGAACAAGTACAGCTCGTAAAACAGCAATCCCCCCTTGTACACAATATCACCAATTACGTGGTGATGAATAATACAGCTAATGCCCTTTTGGCTGTGGGAGCTTCTCCGATCATGGCGCATGCAAAATCTGAAATTCATGAAATGGTAAGTATTGCACATTCAGTCGTTATTAACATAGGTACGCTGGATGAATATGGGGCAGAGTCAATGATAATAGCCGCAAAGGCTGCCCATTCATTAAAAAAACCGTGGATTTTGGACCCGGTAGGTGCCGGCGCAACGGGCTTCCGTGATGAGATTTTACACCAGCTTTTACCGTACCGGCCGACTGTAATCAGAGGCAACGCATCAGAAATTATTGCTTTGGCTAAAGCAAACACAATCGTTACAAAAGGAGTTGACAGCACAGCAAAAAGTGACGAAGCGATCAATGCCGCCCAATATCTCGTCAATCAACACGATACGATTGTCTGTATCTCCGGAGCTACAGATATTATTACTGACCGACAGCAGACCTCCTTTATCCGTAACGGGCATCATTTAATGACCAAAGTTACCGGATTAGGCTGCTCGGCAACTGCCCTTATTGGTGCTTTTGCAGGAGTTACCGAAAAGTATTTTGAAGCAACTGCGGCTGCAATGGCATTAATGGGTATCGCAGGTGAACTGGCTGTTTTGGAAAGTAAAGGTCCTGGAAGCCTTCAGGTTAACCTTCTCGATAAATTATATACTATTACCGAAGAGGAGTTTCTCAGTCATCTCAAGTATGAAAGATAA
- a CDS encoding aminotransferase class I and II, with product MLDLRTVTVMRYILPLREGGSLPALAEADDDFKYVLKFRGAGHGVKMLISELLGGKITEVLGLKIPELVFVNLDVDFGRTEADEEIQDLLKFSEGLNLGLHYLSGSITYDPGVVIDPLLASKIVWLDAFITNIDRTYKNTNLLMWHKELWVIDNGASFYFHHSWQNFDAAAKTPFKYVKDHVLLPKAKMLDEADQWAHEVLNEKVFREIVNLIPEDWLHWNDADESPEEIREVYFQFMKTRLENSQIFVNEAKNARG from the coding sequence ATGTTGGATTTAAGAACAGTAACGGTAATGCGCTACATCCTTCCATTAAGAGAGGGTGGTTCGCTTCCGGCTTTGGCAGAAGCTGATGATGACTTTAAATATGTCCTGAAGTTCCGGGGTGCCGGCCACGGAGTAAAAATGCTGATATCTGAACTTTTAGGAGGAAAAATAACAGAAGTTCTGGGATTAAAAATTCCGGAGCTTGTTTTTGTAAACCTGGATGTAGATTTTGGACGAACGGAAGCTGATGAAGAAATTCAGGATTTGCTAAAATTTTCGGAAGGGCTGAATCTGGGACTTCACTATCTTTCCGGATCGATCACATATGATCCGGGTGTAGTCATCGATCCTCTACTGGCCTCAAAAATAGTATGGCTGGATGCATTCATCACCAACATCGACCGTACTTATAAAAACACCAATCTGCTGATGTGGCATAAGGAACTCTGGGTAATTGATAACGGAGCTTCTTTTTATTTTCATCACTCATGGCAAAACTTTGATGCAGCGGCAAAGACTCCTTTCAAATATGTAAAAGATCATGTTCTTCTTCCCAAAGCTAAAATGCTGGATGAAGCCGACCAATGGGCACATGAGGTTTTAAATGAAAAAGTATTCCGGGAAATTGTAAATCTGATTCCCGAAGATTGGCTACACTGGAACGATGCGGACGAAAGTCCTGAAGAAATCCGTGAGGTGTACTTCCAATTTATGAAAACAAGGCTAGAAAATTCACAAATCTTTGTAAACGAAGCTAAAAATGCAAGAGGATAA